CCCGGGGGCTGGACCGCGCGTTCGAGATCCTGGAATTCCTGCGCGTGCGGCGCCAGCCCCTGCGCCCCAACGAGATCGCCGCGGCCATCGGCGCGCCGCGTTCGTCCGTCTATGAGCTGGTCAACCTGCTGCTCGAGCACGGCATGCTCGAATACCAGGGCGGCGACGGGCGCGTATTCCTGGGCCGCCGCCTGTATTTCCTGGGCACGGCCTACGCCGAACAGTTCGACCTCATGCGCGAATGCGACCGCATGCTGGTCCGGCTGGCCGAGGAAACCCGCGAAACTGCGCAAATGTGCCTGCTCGAAGGCAACAAGTACACGGTCGCCATGATGCGCGAGGGCCTGCGGCCGTTCCGCATCTCGTCCAGCGTGGGCGAGCTGGTTCCCATCCCCTGGACCGCGTCGGGCCGGCTGCTGCTGGGGCACCTGTCGGACCCGCAGATCAGCGCGCTGATCCCGCCTGAGGACTTCGTCATGCCCGATGGCGGCCG
The Achromobacter sp. AONIH1 DNA segment above includes these coding regions:
- a CDS encoding IclR family transcriptional regulator, translating into MADAPGDTVAKRTRGLDRAFEILEFLRVRRQPLRPNEIAAAIGAPRSSVYELVNLLLEHGMLEYQGGDGRVFLGRRLYFLGTAYAEQFDLMRECDRMLVRLAEETRETAQMCLLEGNKYTVAMMREGLRPFRISSSVGELVPIPWTASGRLLLGHLSDPQISALIPPEDFVMPDGGRLAAADFIAQVRRAASDGYFAFNSVVENFTHCFAAPVRQADGACIATLCLVTPREDGLNNRDAYLDSLLRAAREISEKLGFNPSPARGSRA